The Salminus brasiliensis chromosome 4, fSalBra1.hap2, whole genome shotgun sequence nucleotide sequence TGCAGGGCGCGGGGGTCGAGACTATGCTGAGGCGTTTCCTGAGCAGAGAGCTGGGAAAGCCTCACCTCAGACCCAGCAAACCACTGCGACTCAAGGACGAAGTGGCCAACAAGAGACCGGAGAAAggaggtaacacacacacacacacacacacacacacacacacacacacacacacacacacacacaccccaaaacaGGCCAAAAGTCTGTTGACTCCTTACTAATCAacgtttcttctaaaatcagtggcttactgtaaatactgtagcCTCTACTTCTCAAGAACACTGTTATTGGgatattgctgtgaggatttgattgcactgagctgtttgagcattagtgagatcagttactgatgttggatgatgcctttccaactcatcccagtggtgctggatggagccccaTGTCACCAGAGAACACGGGCCCACTGCTCTGCAGCCcagtgctggtgggctttattgCTACCCTTCTAGTTGACGTTTTCCAAGCTGTCTGTGCCTGTGTTGGCACTGATGGCAGAGTACAGTGGCTGATTTTACTAATCAGAAGGGGAGTTTGGACACTTGACATAGTGTAAACTAGTTTCCAGTCATTGAagataaaaatgaaaagatAAAACTGTTACAGACATAATCAATGAAGACCTCATGCTCAAATATAGGAAATTGTAGCAGTGAACACTTTCCTACTAATGTATTGATTATCATGAACTGGTGATTTCATTCCATAACCAAGAAGTGCTGCATATTCATAGCAAGTGTACTGGAAAATTATATCTGAACTTTAAATTAAGTGTAaatgcttttttccttttttcctaaTCCTAATCTCTCATCATTTATCCAGAATATTAGCTAAATATCCACAGCAGTGGTTACCAACCGTCCTTCTGGAGATTTGTCTTTTTGAAGGTCGCACCTCCCACTTAGACTCAGTTAAGAGGTACCCTGCGACCAAAAGGGGAGAAAATCATCTCCATTTTATTGCCTTTGAATTTGTGGCATAATGAAACACCTATAATCAAGTTTCTgatataaaaagaaaatgtactgaagcataaaaataatattgttaCAGGTTGTTTTATAATATTGGTCAGATGATCCTAAGTGAGGTCTTACACCTGATTATGCTGGTGTTTGGTCAGGCCTCCATTGCACGGCTACAgttagttcaaaatgctgctgcttttttttttttttttttttttttaacaagaaCATGTAAACGAGGACACATCTCGCCCATGTTGACTTCCCTTCATTTTTTGGATTGTTTTTAAGATCTTGCTCTTTGTATATAAGTCATTGAATGGTTTAGCTCCAACCTATCTTTCTGAGCTCAGTCACTCAGATCTGCTGATCAGCTCCTTCTGGTGGTCCCTAAATCCAGGCTGAAGCACAGGGGTGATTGTGCCTTTGCAGTCATAGCCCCTAAACTATGGAATGAGTTGCcacatttctacatttatttattgaggaaCGTTATACAACATGAAATATCTTTCTCAAAAAGGTATGTGAATAGCAAAAATTCAACCAGATGAACTGGTGACCAATCCTGCACAGGTTGCCACTTCAGTTTAACGATGGTGGGCTTCCTTGCATGAACTACTCTTATTTTCAttattcttttaattttttatttatttattttaggtctGGACTTTGTCTTCTGTACTTTAACCATTTAATGTACTTTACTTGTGTGCTTAGGTCTTGCTATATGATCCACTTAGTTTTAGTTTGCAGGACAGGTCCAAAACCATCATTTTTTCAATTAACTCCTACTTCTAGATGTTCACATACTATTCTGAagacattacattaaatgttGCATAATTTAAGaaattaatgtaatgtatttttttgttaataaataaatgtatatttataataGTTTTGCATCATATGTTTAACTGGGTTCTCATTATGTAGTTTATGGACTTGGTGAAAGATCTGATCAAATTACATGTCAAATGTATACTAAAAGTAAAGGGTTCACAAACTAGTGGCAGTGTAAGTGAAATTAAAGCAAGGCAACTCAGTCATTACTTGCATTtatctctcttcttttttccccctctttcttCATATCTGTCTGACACATGGTATATCCCTTTGTCCCCCCAGAGGCCACCTGTATCACAGAGATGTCTGTACTGATGGCTTGCTGGAAGCGGAATAACTTCGACAGCACACTGTGCTCCAGCGAAGTCTCAAAGTTCTATGGCTGTGTAGAAAAGGCTCAGGTACCCAGAACTGTCACTTATTTTAGTGAGGAGATCCTATAACCCCTCCTGAATGTGGTGCTATTGTGGTCCACATTGTTATGGCCTTCATTAATCATGCTGCTGAGGGAGATGTGGGAACGGGTAATTAGGAGGAATGGCCAAAATAATTTGTTTCCTGCTTTGGGAGGAGTTCTTGCAAACACTGATCCCCTGTTTGAGCTGCTATTTCCTGCTTTTTCCTCTTTTAGTCCTGGGCTGTGACTGAAATggactcttgctctctcactagTTATAAAAGTTGTAAAAGCATACAAAATCAGTACATGATTTTAATGAAACACTTTCTTGTCATCAACCTGCATCTATATTATTTTAACGAGGCATCAGCTGGGTTTTTATttgtaaacacagacacacacagatctgCTCTTGTATCAGAGTCAAAGTATCTACAGATATTCATGTTTAGTGGCCACCATTAACATTAACTAAACTTTTTCGGTTTGTTGCTTAGGAACAAGCAAGTTTCCACATTCAGCTAATGTTGATTTGTGGTGAAAGACATTTTGAGTGCAAAACACAAATGGCGATCTATATTGGTCACAGCGTTGGTTATCTTTTTTGGTCTTTGTATTTATACTTAAACAACTTTCATAGCAAATTACATTTTGGGGATAATTATGAAAGGGCAATGTTTtgtgaaatgttaaaaatgtatatataatgttatagtAATAGAAAAAGTTTTTGTTTGCATTAAACAATGCTATATATTTCCACATGCACAGTACTAACTTCTTTTCTATATGTCTTATAATAGGGTAAGGGGGCTCCTGGCCAGGGAGGACAACTGCTGCCCAAACACACCAATAAATTACTGAAACGGTACCCCAACTTAAGAAAGGAGATCTAGCCTGGATGTATTCTGCCATGAACTCCTGGTTGTAAAAGAAAGGGACCAGCACGTGACACAGATTTTGCACAGAGAGTTTGGGCAATGAATCAGCAAACCCACACAGACAATTTATGTTCAGTGCAGTGGTTTTGGGTGTGGCATTCAGAGATACAGAGATCGAGAGATTGTCATTTGTCTCTAGGAAACTGCATGACTTTCATTGTCCAGAGGTTTtactaaatgtaaaattaatcaCCTCAGCAGATAATGGCAAATTGTTTGTTTACTATGGATGTACGTCTGTCATAGGTCACCCAGGCAAAACAGTACAAGACTCATCACTGGCAATCTTGGTGCACACCATGATTCAGACATCTTTGAAAGTTCCTTTAAAAGGAACTGTTTTGGAATATTACTGATGTTTAATGTACTTCACATCCCTGAcaaatgttattaaatgttattattgtGGTATTACTCTCGTGATTTTCTATCCGGGTTGCTAATTAACCTCCCATCTCATCTGTTTACTGCATAATCTTTCTCTGCATGATCGTCCTATGCTGGTCTCATTGGTTCATCATGTGCAAAAAGAGATCTTGTCGGGAGCACTTAAAGGTTAGAGTTACATACTTGGACAAAAATCAGCGTTTGATGGCTAATTTAATTAGTTGAATATTGTATATGTTCTCTATTACAGTCATCAGTCATTATGCTATTCCATGGAGTTGTGAAAACAACAAAGTTACTGATGTGTACTGGTTGTAATTGCTTATTAATTTAGCCTTAATTTGTGTTTGTAATATACAGTCTGGGCCACTCA carries:
- the chchd1 gene encoding small ribosomal subunit protein mS37, encoding MAVQGAGVETMLRRFLSRELGKPHLRPSKPLRLKDEVANKRPEKGEATCITEMSVLMACWKRNNFDSTLCSSEVSKFYGCVEKAQGKGAPGQGGQLLPKHTNKLLKRYPNLRKEI